In Palaemon carinicauda isolate YSFRI2023 chromosome 1, ASM3689809v2, whole genome shotgun sequence, the genomic stretch TCAGTACTGGGTGTAGTTGAAGCCGAAACTGCTCCAGCAACTTTAAAAGTTACCTTTGCAACATCATCAGTCCTGGGTGTAGTTGAAGCCGAAACTGCTCCAGCAACTTTAAAAGTTACCTTTGCAACATCATCAGTCCTGGGTGTAGTTGAAGCCAAAACTGCTCCAGCAACTTTAAAAGTTACCTTTGCAACATCATCAGTCCTGGGTGTAGTTGAAGCCGAAACTGCTCCAGCAACTTTAAAAGTTACCTTTGCAACATCATCAGTCCTGGGTGTAGTTGAAGCCGAAACTGCTCCAGCAACTTTAAAAGTTACCTTTGCAACATCATCAGTCCTGGGTGTAGTTGAAGCCGAAACTGCTCAAGCAACTTTAAAAGTTACCTTTGCAACATTATCAGTCCTGGGTGTAGTTGAAGCCGAAACTGCTCAAGCAACTTTAAAAGTTACCTTTGCAACATCATCAATCAAGTCGTGTACTTGTATCGCAAGTGTCTGCTACTTTACATGAAGCTACGCTTCTGTATGTACCTTAAACAGAAATATTCGAAAA encodes the following:
- the LOC137649052 gene encoding uncharacterized protein; translated protein: MITEWFSKVKLDTYILPVLPIEAETAQATLKVTFATPSVLGVVEAKTAQATLKVTFATSSVLGVVEAETAQATLKVTFATSSVLGVVEAETAQATLKVTFATSSVLGVVEAKTAQATLKVTFATSSVLGVVEAKTAQATLKVTFATSSVLGVVEAETAPATLKVTFATSSVLGVVEAETAPATLKVTFATSSVLGVVEAKTAPATLKVTFATSSVLGVVEAETAPATLKVTFATSSVLGVVEAETAPATLKVTFATSSVLGVVEAETAQATLKVTFATLSVLGVVEAETAQATLKVTFATSSIKSCTCIASVCYFT